One segment of Cutaneotrichosporon cavernicola HIS019 DNA, chromosome: 4 DNA contains the following:
- a CDS encoding uncharacterized protein (Tat binding protein 1(TBP-1)-interacting protein (TBPIP)) produces the protein MPPKPDRKEKPVKGDDAEKVNRPYASTDVSANLKNRVTKTEAQKALNALAEKGSLTLKPYGKQTIFVYNQSQLSVLDPEEMIQLDNQLKKVKSALDERRKELKLLQSEIASLEAQPKTKELSDAISEVAAGNELIFTALKAFREESAAAPMSPKDTAKIDADWDRWRKEWTSRKKVYRDLYGMLTDCGMASGSQADFEEEQGIDNDDDETKAVEAGEFCHPVGHGSGKRKQPSSGGSTGRTISVKRTRT, from the exons ATGCCACCCAAGCCAGACAGAAAGGAGAAGCCCGTCAAAGGCGATGACG CTGAGAAA GTCAACCGCCCGTACGCGAGCA CGGACGTGTCCGCCAACCTCAAGAACCGCGTCACCAAGACCGAGGCTCAGAAGGCCCTCAACGCGCTGGCTG AGAAGGGttccctcaccctcaagcCATACGGCAAGCAGACGATCTTCGTCTACAACCAG TCCCAGCTCTCCGTCCTCGATCCCGAAGAGATGATACAGCTTGACAACCagctcaagaaggtcaAGTCAGCGCTGGATGAGCGCCGCAAGGAGTTAAAGTTGCTTCAGTCTG AAATCGCTTCACTCGAGGCGCAACCGAAGACCAAGGAGCTCAGTGACGCGATAAGCGAAGTTGCAGCTGGG AACGAGCTCATCTTCACCGCACTCAAGGCCTTCCGCGAGGAATCGGCTGCGGCACCCATGTCCCCGAAGGACACGGCCAAGATTGACGCCGACTGGGATCGCTGGCGCAAGGAGTGGACGTCGCGGAAGAAGGTGTATAGGGA CCTCTATGGGATGCTTACTGACTGCGGAATGGCCTCGGGTTCCCAGGCCGActtcgaggaggagcaagGCATCGACAacgatgatgacgagaCCAAGGCTGTCGAAGCGGGAGAGTTTTGTCACCCCGTTGGGCACGGCTCGGGCAAGCGGAAGCAGCC
- a CDS encoding uncharacterized protein (Sugar (and other) transporter), whose protein sequence is MIVSACISPLSWAYPVEIMNTPIGAKDTVRTSMACWIANFMIGQEMDHYFEITQWFVPLAMYEGIDAGARERELAAAGENADDGESIEHCESV, encoded by the exons ATGATCGTCAGTGCGTGCATCAGTCCTCTGTCGTGGGCCTA CCCCGTCGAGATCATGAACACGCCGATCGGTGCCAAGGATACGGTGCGCACCTCCATGGCGTGCTGGATCGCCAACTTTATGATCGGGCAG GAAATGGACCATTACTTTGAGATCACGCAATGGTTTGTCCCTCTTGCCATGTACGAGGGCATCGACGCTGGTgcgcgtgagcgcgagctcgctgcGGCCGGGGAGAACGCTGACGATGGGGAGAGCATCGAGCACTGCGAGAGCGTGTAG
- the TMA46 gene encoding uncharacterized protein (DRG Family Regulatory Proteins, Tma46), translated as MPPKKNANKGDDKTFGLKNKNKSSKVQKYVEQVNRQQAEGGKSKADMAKAKQAEDRKMAKDAAEQRKKAEAQLMGASIQPQKVPFGTDPKTILCAYFKAGICQKGSKCKFSHDPNVGRKAEKMNLYEDAREADEKTADTMDNWDEAKLSEVVAQNGRKQKTTTDIVCKHFLQAIEDKKYGWFWICPNGGDTCMYRHALPPGFVLKKDKKDDEKDTISLEDFIEVERHKLKPPLTPVTPETFAAWKKNRLAKKEAEEEAVSKAKIQQRAAGKLTGMTGKDLFDFGGEIFEDEDEDAQEEEWDISRMLARYRDEAENGDGEDVDGVTEGVGKVTVKE; from the exons ATGCCGCCTAAGAAGAACGCCAacaagggcgacgacaaga CCTTCGGTCTTAAGAACAAGAACAAGTCGTCCAAGGTGCAGAAGTATGTGGAGCAGGTGAACAGGcagcaggccgagggcggcaagagCAAGGCAGAC atggccaaggccaagcaggccgaggaccgAAAGATGGCCAAGGATGCGGCTGAGCAGCGGAAGAAGGCGGAAGCGCAGTTGATGGGCGCCTCCATTCAGCCGCAGAAGGTGCCATTTGGAACGG acCCGAAGACT ATCCTGTGCGCGTACTTCAAGGCAGGCATCTGCCAGAAGGGCTCGAAGTGCAAGTTCTCGCACGACCCGAACGTCGggcgcaaggccgagaagatGAACCTGTACGAGGATGCGCGTGAAGCCGACGAGAAGACGGCCG ATACCATGGACAACTGGGATGAAGCCAAGCTcagcgaggtcgtcgcccagAATGGGAGGAAGCAGAAGACTACGACTGAC ATCGTGTGCAAGCATTTCCTGCAGGCCATCGAAGACAAGAAGTATGGATGGTT CTGGATCTGT cccaaCGGCGGCGACACGTGCATGTACCGCCATGCGCTTCCGCCAGGGTTCGtcctcaagaaggacaagaaggacgacgagaaggacaCCATCTCGCTGGAGGACTTtatcgaggtcgag CGCCACAAGTTGAAGCCTCCCCTCACGCCCGTCACGCCCGAGACGTTCGCTGCGTGGAAGAAGAACCGCTTGGCaaagaaggaggccgaggaggaggcggtcagcaaggccaagatcCAACAGCGTGCGGCCGGCAAGTTGACAGGCATGACGGGCAAGGACCTGTTCGACTTTGGCGGCGAGATAttcgaggacgaggacgaggatgcccaagaggaggagtgggacATTTCGCGGATGCTTGCGCGTTAT CGGGACGAGGCAGAGAAtggagacggcgaggacgtcgacgggGTCACAGAGGGTGTGGGCAAGGTCACTGTCAAGGAGTAG